The following proteins come from a genomic window of Desulfuromonas acetoxidans DSM 684:
- a CDS encoding SDR family oxidoreductase → MNNSLHNKKILIVGGSSGIGLAISKHAYKAGGQLIIASRNAAGRHNDLAALIGNGIETYSFDITSENETVSVMEEIGDIDHLVITARPEISPAPFAETDIKQAKQAFETKFWGQYQLIQKAQGHIRQNGSIILTTGIAGEKIFKNASTMTIINSATDAFCRLLAVELAPIRVNVVSPGFVAPKPPEVEAYAQQFPSGKIASPEEVADAYIYLMKNPYITGTSLVIDGGAILI, encoded by the coding sequence ATGAACAATTCATTACATAATAAAAAGATTCTTATAGTTGGCGGTAGTTCTGGCATTGGGCTTGCCATTTCAAAACACGCCTACAAAGCTGGGGGACAACTTATTATAGCGTCCAGAAATGCGGCAGGAAGACATAATGATTTAGCGGCCCTAATTGGCAACGGAATTGAAACTTATTCCTTTGATATAACCTCAGAAAATGAAACGGTGAGCGTAATGGAAGAAATCGGAGATATCGATCATCTTGTCATTACTGCAAGGCCGGAAATCTCCCCCGCACCTTTTGCTGAAACTGATATTAAACAGGCAAAACAAGCATTTGAAACCAAATTTTGGGGACAGTACCAGCTCATACAAAAAGCACAAGGTCATATTCGACAAAATGGCAGTATTATTCTGACAACCGGTATTGCTGGCGAAAAAATCTTCAAAAACGCTTCAACCATGACAATCATTAATAGTGCCACTGATGCATTTTGCCGATTATTGGCGGTAGAATTGGCACCAATAAGAGTCAACGTTGTAAGCCCCGGTTTTGTTGCCCCCAAACCACCAGAGGTGGAGGCGTATGCTCAACAGTTCCCTTCTGGAAAGATCGCTTCACCTGAAGAAGTAGCGGACGCATATATTTATTTGATGAAAAATCCTTATATAACAGGAACATCTCTCGTAATTGATGGTGGTGCTATATTGATATAA
- a CDS encoding NADH:flavin oxidoreductase/NADH oxidase codes for MSTLLSQGTIGNVALRNRVVMPPMCMYQSDDTAQVKDFHKYHYTARALGGIGLIVVEATGIEGRGRISDYDLGIWTDAQMRTHKELVDECHKFGAKMALQIAHAGRKSEVKTTIPVAPSAIAFSQEVPYKKPEALTLEGIEEIKELFADAAVRAQNAGYDIIELHAAHGYLLCEFLSPLTNQRQDRYGGSLENRCRIVLETVKAIKEKVDIPLMVRISADEWMENGWKVEDSIYLSKELEKIGVAAMHISAGGNHEVVDHLPAFEPLYQCDYAQKIKQAVSIPVIAVGLITTPQQGEGILKNGMCDFVAYGRELLRSPNFVFQAAKLFEEKDHIEQSYLRAY; via the coding sequence ATGAGCACACTATTATCGCAAGGCACAATCGGTAATGTCGCGCTAAGAAATAGAGTTGTGATGCCTCCTATGTGTATGTATCAAAGTGACGATACGGCTCAAGTCAAGGATTTCCATAAATACCACTACACCGCCAGGGCATTAGGCGGGATTGGTCTTATCGTCGTTGAAGCCACGGGCATTGAAGGACGCGGGAGAATTTCAGACTATGATCTCGGCATTTGGACGGACGCGCAAATGCGCACGCACAAAGAGCTTGTGGACGAATGCCATAAATTCGGGGCCAAAATGGCTCTGCAAATTGCCCATGCCGGCAGAAAAAGTGAGGTGAAAACGACCATTCCCGTTGCGCCAAGCGCCATCGCTTTTTCCCAGGAAGTGCCGTATAAAAAACCTGAGGCACTGACGTTGGAAGGCATTGAAGAGATAAAAGAATTGTTTGCCGATGCCGCCGTCAGAGCGCAGAACGCAGGGTATGACATCATTGAACTTCACGCTGCGCACGGCTATCTGTTGTGCGAGTTTTTGTCTCCTTTGACGAATCAACGACAAGATAGGTATGGCGGCAGCCTGGAAAACAGGTGCCGTATTGTTTTGGAAACAGTCAAAGCCATCAAAGAAAAGGTCGACATTCCTTTGATGGTCAGGATCTCTGCGGATGAATGGATGGAGAACGGCTGGAAGGTGGAAGATTCCATCTATCTGTCAAAAGAGTTGGAAAAGATCGGAGTGGCTGCGATGCATATTTCGGCTGGTGGCAACCACGAGGTTGTCGATCATCTGCCAGCGTTTGAACCACTTTATCAGTGTGATTATGCCCAGAAGATCAAACAGGCGGTTTCCATTCCCGTGATTGCGGTTGGTTTAATCACAACGCCACAACAGGGCGAAGGGATTCTGAAAAATGGCATGTGTGATTTTGTCGCCTACGGCAGAGAGCTGTTACGCTCTCCCAACTTTGTATTCCAGGCAGCGAAACTATTTGAAGAAAAAGATCACATTGAACAGTCGTATCTAAGAGCCTATTAA
- a CDS encoding 4Fe-4S binding protein translates to MARKNEKISSTRRQFLIRVPVLTAGLVALMKTPGRAWVPTGNYRRRIDSQMCINCQTCVDVCPTNAIVEGNDTCVVNATLCIGCQVCDAECPVEAIEEGTEIIAPTVYTDECVACGACTNECPTNAISVGEYAVITINACSGCRKCVDSCPVQTLG, encoded by the coding sequence ATGGCAAGGAAAAATGAAAAAATCAGTTCCACGCGCAGGCAGTTCCTGATTCGTGTCCCGGTTTTAACAGCCGGGCTCGTGGCTTTGATGAAAACACCCGGCCGGGCTTGGGTGCCGACCGGGAATTATCGCCGGCGAATTGATTCACAAATGTGTATTAATTGCCAAACCTGTGTTGATGTCTGTCCGACCAATGCCATCGTAGAGGGCAATGACACCTGCGTCGTCAATGCCACCCTCTGCATCGGTTGCCAAGTCTGCGATGCGGAATGTCCTGTTGAAGCCATCGAAGAGGGAACGGAGATCATTGCGCCCACCGTGTACACTGACGAATGTGTGGCGTGCGGTGCCTGTACAAATGAATGTCCAACCAACGCCATCAGTGTTGGTGAGTATGCCGTCATCACCATCAATGCGTGTTCCGGCTGTCGTAAGTGTGTGGATAGCTGTCCGGTTCAAACACTTGGGTAA
- a CDS encoding integron integrase, protein MISEEEVSVRADNPKRPPKLLDQMRESMRSRHYRPRTEETYCQWVRRYILFHKKQHPKDMGESEINAFLTYLAVKKKVSASTQNQALSAILYLYRHVIGRDIGDLGEVIRARKPKRLPVVMTREEVKAVLDQLNGDKWLMASLLYGSGLRLMECLQLRVQDLDFAGRELLVRDGKGGKDRRTMLPQSLVAALQEHLIHVKKIHDKDLNDGCGKVPLPGALDRKYPQAPWDWRWQWVFPQANRWKNKITGEEGRHHVHETILQRAVREAVSRAGVVKRVGCHTFRHCFATHLLEAGYDIRTIQELLGHKDVNTTMIYTHVLNKGGKGVQSPMDGLL, encoded by the coding sequence ATGATCAGTGAGGAGGAAGTATCAGTTAGAGCTGATAATCCCAAAAGACCGCCTAAGTTGCTGGATCAAATGCGAGAATCGATGCGCTCCAGACATTATCGCCCTCGCACGGAAGAAACCTACTGTCAGTGGGTTCGGCGTTATATTTTGTTTCACAAAAAACAGCATCCGAAAGATATGGGTGAGTCAGAAATCAACGCTTTTCTGACTTACTTGGCCGTCAAGAAAAAGGTCAGCGCTTCGACCCAAAATCAGGCATTGAGCGCAATTCTTTACCTGTATCGGCATGTCATCGGTCGGGATATCGGTGATTTGGGTGAGGTGATCCGGGCGCGTAAGCCAAAACGACTGCCGGTGGTCATGACTCGCGAAGAGGTTAAGGCGGTTCTCGATCAGTTAAATGGCGATAAATGGTTGATGGCCAGTTTGCTCTATGGTTCTGGATTGCGCTTGATGGAATGTCTGCAATTGCGGGTGCAGGATTTGGATTTTGCTGGAAGGGAACTTCTGGTTCGCGATGGTAAAGGTGGAAAAGACAGACGCACTATGTTGCCGCAATCATTGGTGGCTGCTTTACAGGAACACTTGATTCACGTTAAGAAAATTCATGACAAAGACCTGAACGATGGTTGTGGCAAGGTTCCGTTGCCAGGCGCCCTTGATCGGAAATATCCGCAAGCCCCGTGGGATTGGCGCTGGCAGTGGGTTTTTCCACAAGCGAACCGCTGGAAAAATAAAATCACCGGCGAAGAGGGGCGGCATCATGTACACGAGACGATTTTGCAACGAGCTGTCCGTGAAGCGGTTTCCCGTGCCGGTGTCGTCAAAAGAGTCGGGTGTCACACCTTTCGCCACTGCTTTGCAACCCATTTGTTGGAAGCTGGGTACGATATTCGTACAATACAGGAATTATTGGGGCATAAGGATGTGAATACAACCATGATTTACACACACGTTCTTAATAAAGGTGGAAAAGGGGTGCAAAGTCCGATGGACGGTCTGCTGTGA